A single region of the Zootoca vivipara chromosome 2, rZooViv1.1, whole genome shotgun sequence genome encodes:
- the LOC118081005 gene encoding LOW QUALITY PROTEIN: tripartite motif-containing protein 26-like (The sequence of the model RefSeq protein was modified relative to this genomic sequence to represent the inferred CDS: inserted 1 base in 1 codon), whose amino-acid sequence MAASGGPVMNLCEEATCCICLDYFQDPVIIPECGHNFCRACLTQYWRKSEREASCPQCRKTVERCSIRQNQQLANVEITKKFNLLGGIKEAEGKGRVCEKHKEPLKLFCKEDEAPICLVCDRSKEHKSHKVVPIEEASPEYKDQLSSCLDNMRKARKKIMVFQADAEKESQDLLKQMEAEREKMVAEIRQMHQFLEEKEKLLLAQMAEVEKEIAKKREEHLARLSLKLSSLDSLIREMEEKLREPASEFLQDIRSFLQRSQVKENLENPPVAFPPALKWRIWDFSDIHPFLEGVMKKFRDTVEYGVHLRKEKVTLDPDTANPYLILSEDRKRVIRGKVYQDLPNNPERFDMRGYVLGCEGFTSGRHFWEVTVGREETWELEVARNSVKRKCLFSFAPRERSRVKECQEMANNPERFDCNTFLEVFEGDRYFCEVFLMSEGEWAMGVARKSVKRKGKFTPGPKEGIWRIGNWGDQYRVSNLDGPPVSMLGEEPKRIRVALNCEGGRVSFYNADTAALLHSFSEASFSGETLQPFLYMFTEGHLTLQLIQRFCVLDLCEEATCPICLECFRDPVIIPECGHNFCRSCLTQCWEKSEGQASCPQCREIIQHRNLIPNRPLANVVEKLNIQGEKEAEHKSHEAILLEEAFEEYKKQTDAERKKIGAEFRRLRQFLEKQEKRILTQMAEVEKEIAAKREQHLARLSGELSSLESLIREMEEKLQEPASELLQDIGSFLQRSQAKENLEDPPVAFPPALKWRIWDFCDINPFLEGVVKKFRDTVEYGLQLRKENVTLDPDTANPWLILSEDRKSVREGEVHQDLPDNPERFDTYNYVLGCEGFTSGRHFWEVTVGREERWGVGVARKSVKRKGRLSFGPRGGIWGFGKWGGGYNYXSPHEEPKRIRVTLNCEGGRVSFYDADTAALLCTYPAASFSGETLQPFFYVSKKANLRLY is encoded by the exons ATGGCTGCTTCTGGGGGTCCTGTCATGAATCTCTGCGAGGAAGCCACTTGCTGCATCTGCCTGGATTATTTCCAGGATCCAGTGATCATCCCGGAGTGTGGGCACAACTTCTGCCGAGCCTGCCTGACCCAGTATTGGAGGAAATCCGAGCGagaggcttcctgccctcagtgcagGAAAACAGTGGAGCGATGCAGCATCAGGCAAAACCAGCAGCTGGCAAATGTGGAAATAACTAAGAAATTCAACCTTCTGGGCGGAATAAAGGAggcagaaggaaaggggagagttTGCGAGAAGCACAAGGAGCCCCTGAAGCTGTTTTGCAAGGAGGATGAAGCCCCCATCTGCCTGGTTTGTGACAGATCCAAGGAGCACAAAAGCCACAAGGTGGTTCCTATAGAGGAGGCGTCCCCGGAGTACAAG gatcAGCTAAGCAGCTGCCTAGACAACATGAGAAAGGCGCGAAAGAAAATTATGGTGTTTCAAGCAGATGCAGAAAAGGAAAGCCAAGACCTGCTT AAGCAAatggaagcagagagggaaaagatggtgGCTGAGATCAGGCAGATGCATCAGTTtctggaagaaaaagagaagcttCTTCTGGCCCAGATGGCGGAAGTGGAGAAGGAGATTGCAAAGAAAAGGGAGGAGCACCTGGCCAGACTCTCCTTGAAACTCTCCTCTCTTGACAGTCTCATCcgagagatggaggagaagcttCGGGAACCAGCAAGTGAATTCCTGCAG gATATCAGAAGCTTCTTGCAGAG aTCTCAGGTGAAGGAGAACTTAGAGAATCCTCCTGTGGCTTTTCCTCCTGCCCTGAAGTGGAGGATCTGGGACTTCAGCGATATTCATCCCTTCCTGGAGGGAGTCATGAAGAAATTCAGAG ACACTGTGGAATATGGAGTTCATCTGCGGAAAG AAAAAGTAACTTTGGATCCAGACACAGCAAATCCCTACCTCATCCTGTCTGAGGATCGAAAGAGAGTGATTCGGGGGAAAGTCTACCAAGACCTGCCAAACAACCCTGAGAGATTTGACATGCGTGGCTATGTGCTGGGATGTGAGGGGTTCACAtcaggcagacatttctgggaggTCACTGTGGGAAGGGAGGAGACCTGGGAACTGGAGGTTGCCAGAAATTCCGTGAAGAGGAAGTGTCTTTTCTCTTTTGCTCCTAGGGAAAGGAGTCGGGTAAAAGAGTGTCAAGAGATGGCAAACAACCCTGAGAGATTTGACTGCAATACCTTCCTTGAGGTATTCGAGGGAGACAGATATTTCTGTGAGGTTTTTTTGATGAGCGAGGGGGAATGGGCCATGGGGGTGGCAAGAAAGTCTGTGAAGAGGAAAGGCAAGTTTACCCCTGGTCCTAAGGAAGGGATCTGGCGCATAGGGAACTGGGGTGATCAATACAGGGTCTCCAACTTAGATGGGCCCCCTGTTTCGATGCTGGGTGAGGAGCCCAAGAGGATCCGAGTGGCCCTGAACTGTGAAGGGGGCCGGGTGTCATTTTACAATGCAGATACAGCAGCCCTTCTCCACTCATTCTCAGAAGCCTCCTTCTCAGGAGAGACCCTCCAGCCCTTCCTTTACATGTTCACTGAAGGCCACCTGACA CTTCAGcttattcagag ATTCTGTGTCCTAGATCTCTGCGAGGAAGCCACTTGCCCCATCTGCCTGGAGTGTTTCAGGGATCCAGTGATCATCCCGGAGTGCGGGCACAACTTCTGCCGATCCTGCCTGACCCAGTGCTGGGAGAAATCCGAGGGACaggcttcctgccctcagtgcagAGAAATCATTCAGCACAGGAATCTCATCCCCAATCGGCCGCTGGCAAATGTTGTGGAAAAACTCAATATTCAAGGTGAAAAGGAGGCC GAGCACAAAAGCCACGAGGCGATTCTTCTGGAGGAGGCGTTCGAGGAGTACAAG AAACAAACAGATGCAGAGAGGAAAAAGATAGGGGCTGAGTTCAGGCGACTGCGCCAGTTTCTGGAAAAACAAGAGAAGCGTATTCTGACCCAGATGGCAGAAGTGGAGAAGGAGATTGCAGCAAAAAGGGAGCAGCACCTGGCCAGACTCTCTGGGGAACTCTCCTCTCTTGAGAGCCTCATCCgggagatggaggagaagctTCAGGAACCAGCCAGTGAACTCCTGCAG GATATTGGAAGCTTCTTGCAGAG GTCTCAGGCGAAGGAGAACTTAGAGGATCCTCCTGTGGCTTTTCCTCCTGCCCTGAAGTGGAGAATCTGGGACTTCTGTGATATAAATCCCTTCCTGGAGGGTGTTGTGAAGAAATTCAGAG aCACTGTGGAATATGGACTTCAGCTGCGAAAag AAAACGTAACTTTGGATCCAGACACAGCAAATCCCTGGCTCATCCTGTCTGAGGATCGAAagagtgtgagagagggagaagtgcATCAAGACCTGCCAGACAACCCTGAGAGATTTGATACATATAACTATGTGCTGGGATGTGAGGGTTTCACATCAGGCAGGCATTTCTGGGAGGTCACtgtgggaagagaggagagatggggggtgggggttgccagAAAGTCTGTGAAGAGGAAGGGTCGTTTGTCTTTTGGTCCTAGGGGAGGGATCTGGGGTTTTGGGAAGTGGGGCGGTGGGTACAATT GCTCCCCCCATGAGGAGCCCAAGAGGATCCGAGTGACCCTGAACTGTGAAGGGGGACGGGTGTCCTTTTACGATGCCGATACAgcagccctcctctgcacatatccAGCAGCCTCCTTCTCAGGAGAGACCCTCCAGCCCTTCTTTTACGTGAGCAAGAAAGCCAACCTAAGACTCTACTGA